In Juglans microcarpa x Juglans regia isolate MS1-56 chromosome 7D, Jm3101_v1.0, whole genome shotgun sequence, the following are encoded in one genomic region:
- the LOC121238261 gene encoding uncharacterized protein LOC121238261, translated as MRDIVSCFSENAVSVSLPSCSSYSNIASTNPSLTPSVQNSVTCVYKISLSTQKQILITVAWCGNHSSQGLSISFGDDPSTPPFRLNTNSRLFRKKKGSKLMESDNSSIEVFWDLSNAKYSAGPEPVDGFYVLVMVDSEIGLVLGDMAEEAVAKKFKTSSVAKVSLISRREHCSGNTLYSTKAQFCETGIAHEILIRCSGESEGSRSPVLSVCIDKKTVIRVKRLQWNFRGNQTIFVDNLPVDLMWDVHDWFFRPASGSSSTGYAVFMFRTRSGLDSRLWLEEKLVQKEQDKVEFSLLIYACKSQ; from the coding sequence atgaGAGACATAGTTTCTTGTTTCAGCGAGAACGCGGTAAGTGTGTCTCTTCCTTCATGTTCTAGCTACTCAAACATAGCCAGCACCAATCCAAGCCTAACCCCATCGGTGCAAAACTCTGTCACCTGTGTTTACAAAATCTCCCTCTCCACCCAAAAGCAAATCTTGATCACAGTCGCTTGGTGCGGGAACCATTCTTCTCAGGGCTTAAGCATAAGCTTTGGCGATGACCCTTCAACGCCACCCTTCAGACTCAACACGAATTCACGGTTATttaggaagaagaaagggagCAAATTAATGGAATCCGATAATTCAAGCATCGAAGTTTTCTGGGATCTCTCCAATGCCAAGTATAGCGCAGGACCTGAACCTGTTGATGGCTTCTATGTGCTGGTCATGGTTGATTCAGAAATCGGCCTTGTTCTCGGAGACATGGCTGAAGAAGCTGTCGCCAAGAAATTCAAGACGAGTTCCGTTGCAAAAGTCTCTCTCATTTCCCGGCGGGAGCATTGCTCCGGAAATACTCTTTATTCAACCAAGGCTCAGTTTTGCGAAACCGGCATTGCACACGAGATTTTGATCAGATGCAGCGGAGAAAGTGAAGGGTCAAGGTCGCCGGTTTTATCGGTATGTATCGACAAGAAGACGGTGATTCGAGTAAAGAGGCTGCAATGGAATTTCAGAGGAAACCAGACGATTTTTGTGGACAATTTGCCGGTTGATCTGATGTGGGATGTGCATGATTGGTTCTTCAGACCTGCATCAGGAAGTAGTAGTACTGGATATGCAGTGTTCATGTTCAGGACGAGAAGTGGTTTGGATAGCAGGCTGTGGTTGGAGGAGAAGCTGGTGCAGAAAGAACAAGACAAGGTTGAATTCTCCTTGTTGATCTATGCCTGTAAGAGccaataa
- the LOC121239697 gene encoding uncharacterized protein LOC121239697 translates to MAASVATGRSNLVRAICRRSKFSSSGTRSFSMPLRPSNSVPRRTQMPPHPLSPRLLRRQLSSLQPVHSAVASACLVSKLPSEASTSTEGQFVNYLSPI, encoded by the exons ATGGCAGCTTCGGTCGCTACTGGAAGATCCAATCTAGTGCGTGCGATTTGCCGGCGTTCGAAGTTTTCTTCCTCGGGGACAAGAAGTTTCTCAATGCCACTACGTCCATCCAATTCCGTCCCTCGTCGGACTCAAATGCCCCCTCATCCTCTTTCTCCAAG GTTGCTTCGAAGACAACTAAGCTCTCTTCAACCCGTCCACTCCGCAGTAGCTTCCGCTTGCCTTGTCTCCAAGCTCCCCAGTGAAGCCAGCACCTCCACCGAAG GTCAATTTGTGAACTACCTCAGTCCAATTTAG
- the LOC121239698 gene encoding probable 2-carboxy-D-arabinitol-1-phosphatase — protein MISITAPLILPHRLLPLNRNPSFPIRSSSSLQERELSSVLYASAPFPPISAAKRVILVRHGQSTWNEEGRIQGSSDFSVLTKKGEAQAETSRQMLIDDSFDVCFSSPLIRSKRTAEIIWGPREKEMITDSDLREIDLYSFQGLLKHEGKAKYGAAFRQWQVDAANFNIDGHYPVRELWARARSCWNNILAHESRSVLVVAHNAVNQALVATAIGLGTEYFRVLLQSNCGVSVLDFTPRPEGGSPFICLNRLNQTPNSPIATGSSGGRKSSRRLVLVCYGATQSNTEATHGDLPLNMLGIIQSQKTAELLLDLKVHSIISSPKKACSETSLAISRVQEAADCLGADCVPRYVEMKQMEHLDVESVLQQPNRDASEVSALQPGWLNGYEDRITSEVWHQSEKAWQSLLSELSDESEPEKILVVVGHPALHIALMGHCLNLTKEWMGSFHVDAGSISVVDFPDGPTSRGVIRCINYTAHLGRWSIPITRSIIGDEEF, from the exons ATGATTTCTATTACAGCCCCTCTCATCCTCCCCCACCGTCTTCTCCCCCTCAACCGAAACCCTAGCTTCCCAATCCGATCCTCCTCCAGCCTCCAAGAGAGAGAGCTAAGCTCGGTGCTTTACGCTTCCGCTCCTTTCCCGCCGATATCGGCCGCGAAGAGGGTGATCCTGGTGAGGCACGGCCAGAGTACTTGGAACGAAGAGGGCCGGATCCAAGGGAGTTCCGACTTCTCTGTCCTCACTAAGAAAGGTGAGGCTCAGGCCGAGACCTCCCGACAGATGCTCATCGACGACTCCTTCGATGTTTGCTTCTCCAG CCCCTTGATACGTTCAAAAAGAACGGCTGAAATCATATGGGGGCCTCGTGAGAAGGAGATGATTACTGATTCTGATTTGAGAGAAATCGACTTGTATTCATTCCAA GGCCTCTTGAAGCATGAGGGGAAAGCAAAGTATGGTGCAGCTTTTCGTCAATGGCAGGTAGATGCTGCAAATTTCAACATAGATGGTCATTATCCGGTGAGAGAGTTGTGGGCACGTGCTAGAAGCTGTTGGAATAATATACTAGCCCATGAAAGCAGGTCTGTTCTTGTGGTTGCACACAATGCTGTTAATCAGGCTCTCGTTGCAACAGCGATTG GTTTGGGAACAGAGTATTTTAGGGTTTTACTTCAGAGCAACTGTGGTGTTAGTGTGCTTGATTTTACACCGCGGCCCGAGGGAGGATCACCATTTATTTGCCTAAATCGGCTCAATCAG ACGCCCAATTCACCTATTGCTACTGGAAGTTCTGGAGGCAGGAAAAGCAGTAGGCGCCTCGTACTTGTCTGTTACGGAGCCACACAAAGTAACACAGAA GCTACTCACGGGGATCTGCCATTGAACATGCTTGGAATTATACAG TCCCAGAAAACTGCAGAGCTACTCCTCGATTTGAAAGTGCATTCTATAATTAGCAGTCCTAAGAAAGCTTGTTCTGAGACATCCCTGGCCATCTCCAGA GTCCAAGAAGCTGCAGATTGCTTGGGTGCTGACTGTGTTCCACGCTATGTGGAGATGAAGCAAATGGAGCACCTTGATGTTGAAAGCGTTCTTCAGCAACCAAATAGG GATGCAAGCGAGGTTTCAGCTCTTCAGCCTGGTTGGTTAAATGGATATGAAGATAGAATCACATCAGAAGTATGGCATCAATCTGAGAAGGCTTGGCAGTCTCTATTGAGCGAACTATCCGATGAATCCGAGCCAGAAAAGATACTTGTCGTAGTTGGCCACCCAGCACTTCACATAGCATTGATGGGGCATTGCCTAAATCTGACCAAAGAATGGATGGGATCATTTCATGTCGACGCAGGGAGCATCAGTGTCGTCGACTTTCCAGATGGGCCTACCTCGAGAGGCGTTATCCGGTGCATAAATTACACTGCCCATTTGGGTAGATGGTCAATACCGATCACAAGATCCATTATCGGTGATGAAGAGTTTTAG
- the LOC121238190 gene encoding uncharacterized protein LOC121238190, with product MEVIGLQASTNLDRLPSQELVSFATLAQLIWFRRNTLIQDDHFQSPKVLFGNAVKAIEEYCNARAKSAWSGIKNLLLATQWETPPSSWVKVNWDVSVKSDFNKIGVGVVIREVDDSVLSSLMQPRFYCTDLVLAEARCLLSAVLFCKELGLNSLIFEGDFSQVVHAVKSVASSTGKL from the coding sequence ATTACCAAGTCAGGAACTGGTGTCATTTGCCACCCTAGCTCAACTAATCTGGTTTAGAAGAAACACTCTTATTCAGGATGACCATTTTCAATCTCCTAAGGTGCTCTTTGGTAATGCTGTAAAGGCTATAGAGGAGTATTGTAATGCAAGAGCAAAGTCAGCATGGTCAGGAATTAAGAATCTGCTGCTTGCTACTCAATGGGAAACACCTCCATCATCTTGGGTGAAAGTGAATTGGGATGTATCAGTAAAATCTGATTTCAATAAGATTGGTGTTGGTGTGGTGATAAGAGAGGTTGATGATTCTGTTTTGTCTAGTTTGATGCAACCAAGATTCTATTGCACTGATCTTGTGCTGGCTGAAGCAAGATGTTTACTCTCTGCTGTTTTATTTTGCAAAGAGTTGGGTCTCAACTCTTTAATCTTTGAAGGTGACTTTAGTCAAGTTGTCCATGCAGTCAAGAGTGTTGCTTCTTCTACTGGAAAATTGTAG